One segment of Desulfurellaceae bacterium DNA contains the following:
- a CDS encoding ankyrin repeat domain-containing protein, with protein MSPLRCVWLLFGALLLLGCGPSPDDARRELALYGLKWDQVHFLTYAELGGTRIVELFLRGGMDPDVTDPMGRTALMKAAVNGHLETVQTLLAAGAAPHLKDAFTGQTAVSLARQHGHAEIVSLLEQSTE; from the coding sequence ATGTCCCCGCTACGCTGTGTCTGGCTTCTGTTCGGCGCGCTGTTGCTGCTCGGCTGCGGCCCAAGCCCCGACGATGCCCGCCGCGAGTTGGCCCTGTACGGGCTGAAGTGGGATCAGGTGCACTTTCTGACCTACGCCGAACTGGGTGGCACCCGGATCGTCGAGCTGTTTCTGCGGGGTGGTATGGACCCGGATGTGACCGATCCGATGGGTCGCACAGCCCTGATGAAAGCGGCCGTCAACGGCCATCTTGAGACGGTCCAGACCCTGCTGGCGGCCGGGGCCGCCCCGCACCTGAAGGATGCCTTTACCGGTCAGACTGCCGTCTCGCTGGCCAGACAGCACGGTCACGCCGAGATCGTCAGTCTGCTTGAACAATCGACCGAATAA
- a CDS encoding DUF2182 domain-containing protein, giving the protein MRGRDSLIIIGALVAVSLVAWVITVRQMGGMGLGLMAPSMTMGRPVSVANAGLYVLLWGVMMVAMMFPSVAPMAVLFSTIARRKRERADPFVPAWIFVAGYTAVWTLTGGLAYAGDVAIQAVPQAFPDLRTYGPVIGGGLLILAGLYQLTPLKYLCLSQCRSPLGFLLQHWREGPGGAFRMGVQHGLFCLGCCWSLMAVMFVMGTMNLVWMGILALVIFAEKVVPHGVTLGKGVGLVLMGLGLLLAISTGAGPVSGQ; this is encoded by the coding sequence ATGCGCGGCCGCGACAGCCTGATCATCATTGGCGCCCTGGTCGCGGTGTCGCTCGTGGCCTGGGTGATCACGGTCCGCCAGATGGGCGGCATGGGCCTGGGCCTGATGGCTCCCAGCATGACCATGGGCCGGCCCGTGTCGGTCGCCAACGCCGGGCTGTACGTGCTCCTGTGGGGCGTCATGATGGTGGCCATGATGTTTCCGTCCGTAGCGCCCATGGCCGTGCTGTTCTCGACTATCGCCCGCCGCAAGCGGGAGCGGGCCGACCCGTTTGTCCCGGCCTGGATCTTCGTTGCCGGCTATACCGCAGTGTGGACCCTGACCGGTGGCCTGGCGTATGCCGGAGACGTGGCGATTCAGGCTGTCCCACAGGCGTTTCCCGACCTGCGGACCTACGGCCCGGTAATCGGCGGTGGCCTGCTCATCCTGGCCGGCCTCTACCAGTTGACGCCGCTCAAATACCTGTGTCTGAGCCAGTGTCGCTCACCGCTCGGCTTTTTGCTCCAGCACTGGCGGGAGGGCCCGGGGGGCGCGTTTCGGATGGGCGTACAGCACGGCCTGTTCTGTCTGGGCTGCTGCTGGAGCCTGATGGCGGTGATGTTTGTGATGGGCACCATGAACCTGGTCTGGATGGGTATTCTGGCGCTGGTGATCTTTGCGGAAAAAGTCGTGCCGCACGGCGTGACCCTGGGCAAAGGAGTCGGCCTCGTACTGATGGGGCTAGGGCTGCTGCTGGCGATATCCACCGGCGCTGGACCGGTCTCGGGCCAGTAA
- a CDS encoding serine hydrolase, with translation MYALPALCLGLVLLSPALTHAQSALDIPGNGDTLSGIGVISGWKCEAQGDITISLDAGVPIPATYGFPRGDTASVCGDDGHNGFFSFFNWAILGDGAHTAVAYDNGVEFARSTFTVVTTGEEFVVGARARVRVPDFPSPGEITWFAWNQSTQHLEMAAVQTRSVDQSIVKYLTGPVAEGKSPGLIAAIIDEAGIKAIAAAGVRRQGSSEELTINDLVKMGSLTKAMTSTMLATVVADGTFVNGWQTTIAQVFPELRDEIHPEYRAVTLWQLVRHEGGVPDDVPAWWTSHPTLPIIERRYRILRENLADPPGSSIGEYSYSNAGYMVAAAMAEKLTGQSWETLMEERLFAPLGMFSAGFGAPNTPHEVDQPWSHRRDSAGVWIPAQLGYGGPLAPAGDVYCSLEDFAKFVALQFPHTSPAILNRAQLDELLIPIPGNYGGAAGWVVYQGHGSLLWLFAQGGGGRYCGFFAVIRAVPSRGRAYIAAANSHDDGDLYSSETVSMLYSIIDSLIDHSP, from the coding sequence ATGTACGCCTTGCCTGCCCTTTGCCTTGGGCTCGTTCTGCTATCCCCCGCGCTGACACACGCCCAATCGGCCCTCGATATTCCTGGTAACGGGGACACGCTGTCGGGCATCGGGGTCATCTCCGGCTGGAAATGTGAGGCTCAAGGGGACATCACGATCAGCCTCGACGCGGGCGTCCCGATCCCTGCGACATATGGGTTTCCGCGAGGCGATACGGCCTCGGTGTGTGGCGATGATGGCCATAACGGCTTTTTCAGTTTCTTCAACTGGGCCATCCTGGGCGATGGCGCGCACACGGCCGTCGCTTACGACAACGGTGTAGAGTTTGCCCGGAGTACGTTTACGGTCGTCACCACCGGCGAGGAGTTTGTGGTGGGGGCGCGCGCCCGGGTCCGGGTCCCGGATTTCCCGAGTCCCGGAGAGATTACGTGGTTTGCCTGGAACCAGAGTACCCAACATCTGGAGATGGCGGCCGTGCAGACCCGCTCCGTGGACCAGTCTATCGTCAAGTACCTGACCGGTCCGGTGGCGGAGGGCAAGTCGCCGGGACTGATTGCGGCGATTATCGACGAAGCGGGGATCAAGGCCATCGCGGCGGCCGGAGTACGCCGGCAGGGATCATCCGAGGAGTTGACGATCAATGATCTGGTGAAAATGGGCTCCCTCACCAAGGCCATGACATCGACTATGCTGGCGACCGTGGTGGCGGATGGGACGTTCGTCAACGGCTGGCAGACCACGATTGCCCAGGTCTTTCCCGAATTGCGCGATGAGATACATCCCGAGTACCGCGCCGTCACCCTGTGGCAGCTGGTTCGTCATGAAGGCGGCGTTCCAGACGACGTGCCGGCCTGGTGGACGTCTCATCCGACGCTTCCCATAATTGAACGGCGCTACCGAATCCTTCGAGAAAATCTGGCCGACCCTCCAGGGAGCTCCATCGGCGAGTATAGCTATTCCAACGCCGGCTATATGGTTGCGGCGGCTATGGCAGAGAAGCTGACGGGCCAGAGCTGGGAGACCTTGATGGAGGAGCGCCTGTTCGCGCCGTTGGGGATGTTCAGCGCGGGATTCGGAGCGCCGAACACCCCCCATGAGGTCGATCAGCCCTGGAGTCACCGACGCGATAGTGCTGGCGTGTGGATACCTGCTCAATTGGGTTATGGTGGTCCCTTGGCTCCAGCTGGAGACGTGTATTGTTCACTCGAAGACTTCGCCAAGTTCGTCGCGTTGCAATTTCCCCACACGAGTCCCGCAATTCTCAATCGAGCGCAGTTGGACGAATTGCTCATCCCTATACCAGGAAACTATGGAGGAGCGGCTGGGTGGGTTGTCTACCAAGGCCACGGGAGCTTGCTGTGGCTCTTTGCGCAAGGTGGCGGTGGTCGGTATTGTGGGTTCTTTGCGGTGATCCGGGCAGTCCCAAGCCGAGGGCGCGCATATATAGCGGCTGCCAATTCCCACGACGACGGCGATCTTTACAGCAGCGAGACTGTCAGCATGCTCTACTCCATCATTGATAGCCTGATAGATCATAGTCCGTGA
- a CDS encoding DUF1329 domain-containing protein, whose translation MKHAWYGLLVGLLLGGGWQPALAQLDDALIQQAFYPYAVEKPALAGLEPGTSISADSWQAAESYLPVEILDKIKAGEFTFSIQETTDLPVSEAYIEATRQHAGQVRIGDDGELSGYVAGLPFPVLDPADPQAGEKAAWNVRHRDLGDTIQVWNTFRLLDASGEADREFENYYVVAQGMHRPRAEANRWEEDGVLQKEFFHMLTPFDLKNTMSLKHRFAKDSAKDADWMYTPASRKIRKLIVKHEDASFDSGFLNEDFFGYSGYISASTWKLLGSRLLLAPVGAKAAATTFGGRGTWYPVDPWELRQMWVLENIPKASDHPYSKRLLYIDQQMFVPVYMLAYDRSGAHHKTLFELYGNPQFNPGNEHVRAPMWVGESMIDYEDNFASMTMVDKVVYDQPLPDDFFQLNQIVARGR comes from the coding sequence ATGAAACACGCGTGGTACGGACTCCTCGTCGGCCTGCTGCTCGGTGGTGGCTGGCAGCCAGCCCTGGCCCAGCTTGACGACGCCCTCATCCAACAGGCCTTTTATCCGTATGCCGTAGAGAAGCCGGCCCTGGCCGGACTGGAGCCGGGGACAAGCATCTCGGCAGACTCGTGGCAGGCTGCCGAGAGCTATCTGCCGGTCGAGATCCTGGACAAGATCAAAGCCGGAGAGTTCACCTTCAGCATCCAGGAGACGACCGATTTGCCGGTCAGCGAGGCGTATATTGAAGCCACCCGCCAGCACGCCGGCCAGGTCCGGATCGGGGACGACGGCGAGCTGAGCGGCTATGTGGCCGGCCTGCCCTTCCCCGTGCTTGACCCGGCTGACCCCCAGGCCGGGGAGAAGGCGGCCTGGAACGTACGCCACCGCGACCTTGGCGATACCATCCAGGTGTGGAATACCTTTCGGCTGCTCGACGCCTCGGGCGAGGCCGACCGGGAGTTCGAGAACTACTATGTCGTGGCCCAGGGCATGCACCGGCCGCGGGCCGAGGCCAACCGTTGGGAAGAGGACGGCGTGTTGCAGAAAGAGTTCTTCCACATGCTGACCCCGTTTGACCTCAAGAACACCATGAGCCTCAAGCACCGCTTCGCCAAGGACAGCGCCAAGGATGCGGATTGGATGTACACCCCGGCCAGCCGCAAGATTCGCAAGCTGATCGTCAAGCATGAGGACGCCTCGTTTGACTCGGGCTTTCTGAACGAGGACTTCTTTGGCTACTCGGGCTACATCAGCGCCAGCACCTGGAAGCTGCTGGGCTCGCGCCTGCTGCTCGCCCCGGTGGGCGCCAAAGCCGCCGCGACCACCTTTGGCGGCCGCGGCACCTGGTATCCGGTCGATCCCTGGGAGCTGCGCCAGATGTGGGTGCTCGAAAACATCCCCAAAGCGTCCGACCACCCGTACAGCAAACGCCTGCTGTATATCGACCAGCAGATGTTCGTGCCGGTCTACATGCTGGCCTATGACCGCAGCGGAGCCCACCACAAGACCCTGTTCGAGCTGTACGGCAACCCGCAGTTCAACCCCGGCAACGAACACGTCCGCGCCCCGATGTGGGTCGGCGAGTCGATGATCGACTACGAGGACAATTTCGCCTCAATGACCATGGTCGACAAGGTCGTCTACGACCAGCCTCTGCCCGACGACTTTTTTCAGCTGAACCAGATTGTGGCCCGCGGCCGCTAA
- a CDS encoding DUF1302 family protein, translating into MRHNTPLGHRSPVRPVHLLLAGLALLVSLSQAQAQFTADPLSFSGNIQTQQIFRHPEVDKWSIVQQRNTVRLRLEYDWVRSGQLIDRFDLPWIKSAHFVGLYRGSYDSVYDFRPGPRQEIFPYKGRAGRGQSLAELDTKAAQALRFESVFREVYTDIELADLPLSLRLGRQMIVWGESDNLRMLDRTNSLDATWHGGGVGQETWDDLRIPYWMIRATYNFGQVGSLSDVFLETYWVPGLWTPLKFGYTPGRPWSFPFANTLGDFKLLKGTVLGRQGDYHKNVSENSQVGVRLGGTTPSGLTLTLNYLYQRTAHEDGVNTASLRGRNQCRLGSASCPSVAAVAASNTALLARGILPAEAYYPYTHTVGISASYADDTYTEGVFRMETIYEFGKPFADKRKPILVLDAAANPVPSGLLGVKKSDVWQAFVGFDRPTWIRSLNRRSTFFLTSQLFWQYIPTSTSRFQGQLSATDKVRNWEAVGTIAASTLYMRGRLLPVAFYVLDPMNHYSSQFGWVVDYYITPRLIVRLAQSYFFVPGYGGQVDESWGLGGLYRRWDETVLRLTYQF; encoded by the coding sequence ATGCGGCACAACACCCCCCTCGGACACCGTAGCCCCGTCCGGCCGGTCCACCTCCTACTGGCCGGGCTGGCCCTCCTCGTTTCTCTCTCCCAGGCCCAGGCTCAGTTCACCGCCGACCCGCTGTCCTTTTCCGGCAACATCCAGACCCAGCAGATCTTCCGCCATCCCGAGGTCGACAAGTGGTCGATCGTCCAGCAGCGCAACACCGTCCGCCTGCGGCTGGAGTACGACTGGGTTCGGAGCGGCCAGCTCATCGACCGGTTCGACCTGCCGTGGATCAAGTCGGCCCATTTCGTCGGCCTGTACCGCGGCTCGTATGACAGCGTGTACGACTTCCGACCCGGCCCCCGCCAGGAGATCTTTCCCTACAAGGGTCGGGCCGGCCGGGGTCAGAGCCTGGCCGAACTCGACACCAAGGCCGCCCAGGCGCTGCGCTTTGAGAGCGTCTTCCGCGAGGTGTATACCGATATCGAGCTGGCCGACCTGCCCCTCAGCCTGCGGCTGGGACGCCAGATGATCGTGTGGGGCGAGTCGGACAACCTGCGCATGCTTGACCGCACCAACTCCCTGGACGCCACCTGGCACGGCGGCGGGGTGGGCCAGGAAACCTGGGACGACCTGCGGATTCCGTACTGGATGATCCGCGCCACCTATAATTTTGGGCAGGTCGGCAGCCTGAGCGACGTGTTTCTCGAAACCTACTGGGTACCGGGCCTGTGGACGCCGCTCAAGTTCGGTTACACGCCGGGCCGGCCGTGGAGCTTCCCGTTTGCCAACACGCTGGGAGACTTCAAGCTGCTCAAGGGCACTGTGCTGGGCCGGCAGGGCGACTACCACAAGAATGTCAGCGAGAACAGTCAGGTCGGCGTGCGGCTGGGCGGAACCACACCGTCGGGCCTGACGCTGACCCTCAACTATCTGTACCAGCGCACCGCCCATGAAGACGGGGTCAATACGGCCAGCCTGCGCGGCCGCAACCAGTGCCGGCTGGGCTCGGCCAGCTGCCCGTCGGTCGCTGCGGTCGCGGCCAGCAACACGGCCCTGCTGGCGCGCGGTATCCTGCCCGCCGAGGCCTATTATCCGTACACCCACACGGTCGGCATCTCGGCCAGCTATGCCGACGACACGTATACCGAGGGTGTGTTTCGGATGGAGACGATTTACGAGTTCGGCAAGCCGTTTGCCGACAAGCGTAAACCGATTCTGGTTCTGGACGCGGCCGCCAATCCGGTGCCGAGCGGCCTGCTGGGCGTCAAAAAGAGCGACGTGTGGCAGGCCTTTGTCGGCTTTGACCGGCCAACCTGGATCAGGAGTCTGAACCGGCGTTCGACCTTTTTTCTGACCAGCCAGCTGTTCTGGCAGTATATTCCGACCAGCACGTCTCGCTTCCAGGGCCAGCTGTCGGCAACCGACAAGGTCCGCAACTGGGAGGCGGTCGGCACAATTGCGGCCAGCACCCTGTATATGCGGGGCCGGCTGCTGCCGGTCGCGTTTTATGTGCTGGACCCGATGAACCACTATAGCTCGCAGTTCGGCTGGGTGGTCGATTATTACATCACCCCGCGGCTGATCGTCCGCCTCGCCCAGAGTTATTTCTTTGTGCCCGGCTATGGCGGCCAGGTTGACGAGAGCTGGGGCCTGGGCGGGCTGTATCGACGCTGGGACGAGACCGTGCTACGGCTGACCTATCAGTTCTGA
- a CDS encoding L-2-amino-thiazoline-4-carboxylic acid hydrolase: protein MKVAFGSLQANGWGKTFLRHLGREIGASLPGAPGPVLERVRGAAQQLFDAERSSLPDKQGRMILAMCVVVLAAYRELSTLTGDAQRAYSLVEAAFCKSYQTLFKLMYRALLVFRDPVRRLSAMDLAKNGHRMMGAGMGFGQHTDADSTTMVVSRCAFHQFFVDHGEPSLTRLICAWDRNWMDVLSASKRPVRVERPHTISTGAETCHFRFVRDPDKRDTRTHDVIETPVE, encoded by the coding sequence ATGAAAGTCGCCTTTGGCAGTCTCCAGGCAAACGGTTGGGGCAAAACGTTTCTGCGTCACCTGGGCAGGGAAATCGGGGCAAGCCTGCCCGGCGCACCCGGTCCGGTGTTGGAGCGGGTGCGGGGTGCGGCTCAGCAGCTCTTTGACGCCGAAAGATCGTCGCTGCCGGATAAACAAGGCCGCATGATTCTCGCCATGTGCGTAGTCGTCTTGGCCGCCTACCGGGAACTCAGCACGCTCACCGGCGATGCGCAACGCGCCTACAGCCTGGTCGAAGCGGCTTTTTGCAAGTCGTATCAAACGCTCTTCAAGCTCATGTACCGCGCACTGCTCGTCTTTCGCGATCCGGTCCGGCGCCTGTCGGCCATGGATCTGGCGAAAAACGGACACAGAATGATGGGAGCAGGCATGGGCTTTGGCCAACACACGGACGCCGACAGCACGACCATGGTCGTCAGCCGCTGCGCCTTCCACCAGTTTTTTGTTGATCACGGTGAGCCGTCTCTGACCCGCCTGATCTGTGCCTGGGACAGAAACTGGATGGACGTCCTCAGCGCCTCGAAGCGGCCGGTCCGTGTCGAACGCCCGCACACGATTTCAACCGGGGCGGAGACCTGCCACTTTCGTTTTGTTCGAGACCCGGACAAGCGCGACACAAGGACCCACGACGTTATTGAGACGCCCGTGGAATGA
- a CDS encoding cation:proton antiporter codes for MTGQEPILSEHHLLIFLLQVLLLLALARGCGELLRRFGHPPLVGEILVGVFLGPTLLGRLVPGVHLTLFPADPIQQAMLETVSWFGVLFLLLETGLEVDVSAAWRQRASALRIGIIGVIVPLLVGFGLSLLLPDSYLPTPERRIAFSLFLGTTMAISAMVIIARVLHDLDLIKSDLGLLTLCGYAVNDILAWVIFSLVLAASTQAVLDLGSVVMLLLVTVAFTGLCLTVGLRAVDQAVAFIGRQLPQQPGAVLSFVCCLGLLCGAVTAWIGLTALLGFFLAGIMAGQADTLSERIRQILTQMVHAIFVPLYFAGIALRVDFFENFDAFLIAFVTLVSIGGKYLGAWLGAFGTGLSRVDRVSIGIAFTPSGVTGIVVAAVALEYEILTVPVFVAIIFSAIISSLLVAPWLVWSVRRRQEIHILEFFLRRALVAGLRGTSRGAVIHELCQAAAEYAPPAQGLDAERVFAAVSEREELMGTGLGSGLAIPHARLEGLSKPLLVFGRSEYGIEWDAPDGLPVHFVFLLLTPVADDGLQLQILAALAREIGQEQVRDQLQHAPDAQSLWPVLQDALREHQLVPVKKEPA; via the coding sequence ATGACCGGCCAAGAGCCCATCCTCAGCGAACACCATCTGCTCATCTTTCTGCTCCAGGTCCTGCTGCTGCTGGCTCTGGCGCGGGGCTGTGGAGAACTCCTGCGTCGCTTCGGCCACCCTCCGCTGGTCGGCGAAATCCTGGTCGGCGTCTTCTTGGGGCCGACCCTGCTGGGCCGGTTGGTGCCTGGCGTCCACCTCACCCTGTTTCCGGCCGATCCCATCCAGCAGGCCATGCTGGAAACGGTGTCGTGGTTCGGCGTCCTGTTCCTGCTGCTGGAAACCGGCCTGGAGGTCGATGTGTCGGCCGCCTGGCGCCAGCGCGCCTCTGCGCTGCGGATCGGCATCATCGGGGTCATCGTGCCGCTCCTGGTCGGCTTCGGGCTGTCGCTGTTGCTGCCCGATTCCTATCTGCCAACGCCCGAACGCCGCATTGCCTTTTCCCTGTTTCTGGGGACAACCATGGCCATCAGCGCCATGGTCATCATTGCCCGGGTGCTGCACGATCTGGATCTCATCAAAAGCGACCTGGGCCTGCTGACCCTGTGCGGCTATGCGGTCAACGATATCCTGGCCTGGGTCATCTTCAGCCTGGTCCTGGCTGCGTCAACCCAGGCCGTTCTGGACCTCGGCTCGGTCGTCATGCTGTTGCTGGTCACGGTCGCCTTCACCGGCCTGTGCCTGACCGTTGGCCTGCGAGCGGTGGATCAAGCGGTGGCGTTCATTGGCCGCCAGCTCCCCCAACAGCCCGGCGCGGTGCTGTCGTTCGTGTGCTGTCTGGGGCTGCTGTGCGGCGCGGTCACGGCCTGGATCGGCCTGACCGCCCTGCTCGGCTTCTTTCTGGCCGGCATCATGGCCGGCCAGGCCGACACCCTGTCCGAACGCATCCGCCAGATTCTGACCCAGATGGTCCACGCGATTTTCGTCCCGCTGTATTTTGCCGGCATTGCCCTGCGGGTGGACTTCTTCGAGAATTTTGATGCCTTTCTGATTGCCTTCGTGACCCTGGTGTCCATCGGTGGGAAATACCTCGGCGCCTGGCTGGGTGCCTTTGGCACGGGCTTGTCGCGGGTGGACCGGGTGTCGATCGGTATTGCCTTTACGCCCAGCGGGGTGACCGGCATCGTGGTCGCGGCGGTGGCGCTTGAATACGAGATCCTGACCGTGCCGGTGTTTGTGGCGATTATTTTCTCGGCCATTATCTCCTCGCTGCTGGTCGCCCCGTGGCTGGTCTGGTCGGTACGCCGCCGCCAGGAAATTCATATCCTCGAATTCTTCCTGCGCCGGGCGCTCGTCGCCGGGCTGCGCGGCACCAGCCGCGGGGCGGTCATCCACGAGCTATGTCAGGCCGCGGCCGAGTATGCCCCGCCCGCCCAGGGTCTGGATGCCGAGCGCGTCTTTGCTGCGGTCAGCGAGCGCGAAGAACTGATGGGCACCGGGCTGGGCAGCGGGCTGGCCATTCCCCACGCCCGGCTGGAGGGGCTGAGCAAGCCGCTGCTGGTGTTCGGTCGCTCCGAGTACGGGATCGAGTGGGACGCGCCCGACGGCCTGCCGGTCCATTTTGTGTTCCTGCTCCTCACGCCGGTGGCCGACGACGGTCTGCAACTCCAAATCCTGGCCGCCCTGGCCCGCGAGATAGGCCAGGAGCAGGTGCGCGACCAGCTGCAACACGCCCCGGACGCGCAAAGTCTGTGGCCGGTCTTGCAGGACGCCCTACGCGAGCACCAGTTGGTCCCGGTCAAAAAAGAGCCGGCTTAG
- a CDS encoding DUF1326 domain-containing protein, with product MAEQWTLSGDYFESCNCDLVCACLIQAAPPRGRCDAALAFHVDQGSYGQTSLDGLNAVLVASFPGPGRMRDGNWTAAVYVDAAASEAQQQALGAIYSGQAGGPMQMVFLLVSNFLGVKTAPIRYEIDGNARRLSIPDILDIDIEAVTGRDGSEPLWATNAAHPVSPKLALAQSTAYRYADHNLAWDVSETNGHFAPFSWQS from the coding sequence ATGGCAGAACAATGGACGCTGAGCGGTGATTATTTTGAATCGTGCAACTGCGACCTGGTGTGCGCCTGCCTGATCCAGGCCGCCCCGCCACGGGGACGCTGCGACGCGGCCCTGGCCTTTCATGTTGACCAGGGCAGCTACGGCCAGACCAGCCTCGACGGCCTGAACGCCGTGCTGGTGGCGTCGTTTCCCGGTCCGGGCAGGATGCGGGACGGCAACTGGACGGCTGCGGTGTATGTGGACGCGGCCGCGTCCGAAGCCCAGCAGCAGGCCCTGGGCGCCATTTATTCGGGTCAGGCCGGCGGACCGATGCAGATGGTTTTTCTGCTCGTCAGCAATTTCCTGGGCGTCAAAACCGCGCCCATCCGCTACGAAATCGACGGCAACGCCCGCCGGCTGAGCATCCCCGATATCCTGGATATTGATATCGAGGCGGTCACCGGTCGGGACGGCAGCGAACCGCTGTGGGCGACCAACGCCGCCCATCCGGTGTCGCCCAAACTCGCCCTGGCCCAGTCCACGGCCTACCGCTACGCCGATCACAACCTGGCCTGGGATGTGAGCGAAACGAACGGCCATTTTGCACCGTTCAGCTGGCAGAGCTAG
- a CDS encoding amidohydrolase family protein produces MAYDVLIKNGTIVDGTGAPRYRADVAVANGKIAAIGKITDGAKKVIDASDLVVTPGFFDPHTHYDAQICWDPVITCSSWHGVTSVIMGNCGVGLAPCKPDVRDIAAWDLVNVEAIPFEVLAKGMTWDWETFPEYMDAAAKRGSGINLGFMAPLTPFRHYVMGEESMDRAATSEETTQIAALLRGAMEAGAFGFSTTNGPQHIGYQGRPLACRLASREELAAYGGVLRGLGRGTIELALNDNPGVVSESDYALLDHLATSSQRPVTWLALLSRDDKPDVCMDTLERTLPLIKRGVVPQVSPRPLSVQINLRNPFIFANLPSWNPAFNRTAEEQIALYREPAFRQAFRKTMDEPRVFAGQWDRVIVHEASTPELKQHEGKTVADVARERDADGLDTFLDLAIEDGLAMQYVMYLFNASEERVAELINHPNTLIGLSDGGAHVDMLCDAGYCTYLLGHWVREKQAITLEHAVRRLTSEPAGFFGVHDRGSLEQGKAADIAIFDPETIGSPKRPEMRHDLPGGGRRLVMPAHGVLHTIVNGQVLYQDAQHTGAMPGQVLRSHA; encoded by the coding sequence ATGGCCTACGATGTGTTGATTAAAAACGGGACGATTGTGGACGGGACGGGAGCCCCGCGCTACCGCGCGGATGTGGCGGTGGCCAACGGCAAAATTGCCGCCATCGGCAAGATCACCGACGGCGCGAAAAAAGTCATTGACGCCTCGGATCTGGTGGTGACGCCCGGCTTTTTCGATCCCCACACCCATTACGACGCCCAGATCTGCTGGGACCCGGTCATCACCTGTTCGTCCTGGCATGGGGTCACCAGCGTCATCATGGGCAACTGTGGCGTGGGCCTGGCGCCGTGCAAGCCGGACGTGCGGGACATCGCGGCCTGGGATCTGGTCAACGTCGAGGCGATTCCCTTTGAGGTCCTGGCCAAAGGCATGACCTGGGACTGGGAGACCTTTCCCGAATATATGGACGCCGCCGCCAAGCGCGGCTCGGGCATCAACCTCGGCTTCATGGCGCCGCTGACCCCCTTCCGCCACTATGTCATGGGCGAAGAGTCCATGGACCGGGCGGCCACGTCGGAAGAGACGACCCAGATCGCGGCCCTGCTGCGGGGGGCGATGGAGGCCGGGGCGTTCGGTTTTTCAACCACCAACGGTCCCCAGCACATCGGCTATCAGGGCCGACCGCTGGCCTGTCGGCTGGCCAGCCGCGAAGAGCTGGCAGCCTACGGCGGGGTGCTGAGAGGCCTCGGCCGGGGCACGATTGAGCTGGCGCTCAACGACAACCCGGGTGTGGTGTCCGAGAGCGACTATGCGCTGTTGGATCATCTGGCCACCTCCAGTCAGCGACCGGTGACGTGGCTGGCCCTGCTGTCGCGGGACGACAAGCCGGATGTGTGCATGGATACCCTGGAGCGGACCCTGCCGCTGATCAAGCGCGGCGTCGTGCCCCAGGTCTCGCCCCGACCCCTGAGCGTGCAGATCAACCTGCGCAACCCGTTCATCTTCGCCAACCTGCCGTCGTGGAACCCGGCCTTCAACCGCACGGCCGAGGAGCAGATCGCGCTGTACCGCGAGCCAGCCTTCCGGCAGGCCTTTCGCAAGACCATGGACGAGCCCCGGGTTTTTGCCGGGCAGTGGGACCGGGTGATTGTCCACGAGGCCAGCACGCCGGAGCTCAAACAGCACGAGGGCAAGACGGTCGCCGACGTGGCCCGGGAACGCGACGCCGACGGGCTCGACACCTTCCTGGATCTGGCCATCGAGGACGGGCTGGCCATGCAGTACGTCATGTACCTGTTCAACGCCAGCGAAGAGCGGGTGGCCGAGCTGATCAACCATCCGAACACCCTGATCGGGCTGTCCGACGGCGGTGCTCACGTTGACATGCTGTGCGACGCCGGCTACTGCACCTACCTGCTCGGCCACTGGGTCCGCGAAAAACAGGCCATCACGCTGGAGCACGCGGTCCGGCGGCTCACCTCGGAGCCGGCCGGCTTCTTCGGCGTGCACGACCGTGGCAGCCTGGAACAGGGCAAGGCCGCGGACATCGCCATCTTTGACCCCGAGACCATCGGCTCACCCAAGCGGCCCGAGATGCGCCACGACCTGCCGGGCGGCGGCCGGCGCCTGGTCATGCCGGCCCACGGCGTGCTGCATACCATCGTGAACGGCCAGGTCTTGTACCAGGACGCCCAGCATACTGGGGCGATGCCGGGTCAGGTGTTGCGCTCACACGCCTAG